A genome region from Microplitis mediator isolate UGA2020A chromosome 4, iyMicMedi2.1, whole genome shotgun sequence includes the following:
- the LOC130666616 gene encoding 60S ribosomal protein L3 → MSHRKFSAPRHGSMGFYPKKRSQRHRGKVKAFPKDDPSKPVHLTTFIGYKAGMTHVVREADRPGSKVNKKEIVEAVTILETPPMIIVGVVGYIETPHGLRALTTVWAEHLSEDCRRRFYKNWYKSKKKAFTKASKKWSDDLGRKSIEKDFGKMVKYCKVIRVIAHTQMKLLRQRQKKANIMEIQLNGGTIAQKVQWAREHFEKPVAVSNVFSPDEMIDCIGVTKGKGYKGVTSRWHTKKLPRKTHKGLRKVACIGAWHPSRVSFTVARAGQKGYHHRTEMNKKIYRIGQGIHTKDGKIVKNNASTEYDLTEKSITPMGGFPHYGEVNNDFIMIKGCCMGPKKRIITLRKSLLVHTKRAALEKINLKFIDTSSKFGHGRFQTAADKASFMGLLKKDRIREEQAQAAAAAPSAPTAQ, encoded by the exons ATG tcTCATCGTAAGTTCAGTGCTCCCCGACATGGGTCCATGGGATTCTACCCAAAAAAAAGATCCCAACGTCACCGTGGTAAAGTAAAGGCTTTCCCAAAAGATGACCCAAGCAAACCAGTCCATTTGACCACTTTTATCGGCTACAAAGCCGGTATGACCCACGTGGTACGTGAAGCTGATCGTCCTGGTTCAA aggtaaacaaaaaagaaattgtCGAGGCAGTAACTATCCTCGAAACTCCACCAATGATTATCGTTGGTGTTGTTGGATACATTGAAACTCCTCACGGTCTTCGCGCTCTTACTACTGTTTGGGCTGAGCATCTTTCAGAAGACTGCCGCAGACGTTTCTACAAGAACtg GTACAAGAGCAAAAAGAAGGCTTTCACAAAAGCCAGCAAAAAATGGTCTGATGATTTGGGCCGTAAATCTATCGAGAAAGATTTCGGTAAAATGGTTAAATACTGCAAAGTCATCCGTGTCATCGCCCACACTCAGATGAAACTCTTGAGACAACGTCAAAAGAAAGCCAACATCATGGAAATCCAATTGAACGGTGGAACCATCGCCCAAAAAGTTCAGTGGGCAAGAGAACACTTTGAAAAACCCGTCGCTGTTTCCAATGTATTCTCTCCTGATGAGATGATTGACTGCATTGGTGTCACCAAGGGAAAAGGATACAaag gtgTCACTTCCCGTTGGCATACAAAGAAATTACCACGTAAGACCCACAAGGGTTTAAGAAAAGTAGCCTGTATCGGTGCATGGCATCCAAGTCGAGTATCCTTCACTGTAGCTCGTGCTGGTCAGAAAGGATACCACCATCGTACAGAAATGAACAAGAAGATCTACAGAATTGGACAGGGAATCCATACTAAAGACGGAAAG ATCGTTAAGAACAACGCGTCAACTGAATACGATCTTACGGAAAAATCGATTACTCCAATGGGAGGTTTCCCTCACTACGGAGAAGTAAACAATGACTTCATCATGATCAAGGGTTGCTGCATGGGACCCAAGAAACGTATCATTACTCTTCGTAAG TCGCTGTTGGTACACACGAAACGTGCCGCTCTGGAGAAGATAAACTTGAAGTTCATCGACACAAGTTCCAAATTCGGACACGGTCGTTTCCAGACAGCCGCCGACAAAGCTTCCTTCATGGGTCTGCTCAAGAAAGACCGCATCCGCGAAGAACAGGCACAGGCCGCTGCCGCAGCACCGTCAGCACCCACTGCCCAGTAA